In Marivirga salinae, a single window of DNA contains:
- a CDS encoding chemotaxis protein CheW has translation MEAVKEKDIKENQQKSQLIVFRLGDEEYGLQIGQIKEVVPTPHITRLPQTPPYVKGVANIRGNIIAVVDLEEKFGLKQDSAEAANNYTLVVESDEVKMGVLVRELPNTLNVKQSQIEDSANIIQDGGTDQSYIKGIVKLEDRLIIMLDVFKTMSESELNGVFKNNKISENV, from the coding sequence ATGGAAGCCGTAAAGGAAAAGGATATCAAAGAAAACCAGCAGAAATCACAATTAATTGTATTTCGATTGGGCGATGAGGAATACGGTTTGCAAATAGGACAAATCAAGGAAGTGGTCCCAACTCCTCATATCACACGCTTGCCTCAAACACCTCCTTATGTGAAAGGGGTAGCCAATATCAGAGGAAATATCATAGCGGTGGTGGATTTGGAAGAAAAGTTTGGTTTGAAGCAAGATTCAGCAGAAGCTGCTAATAACTACACTTTGGTAGTAGAGAGCGATGAAGTGAAAATGGGTGTTTTGGTAAGAGAGTTGCCTAATACATTAAATGTAAAGCAATCTCAAATTGAGGATTCTGCAAATATCATTCAAGATGGCGGAACAGATCAATCCTACATCAAAGGAATTGTAAAATTAGAAGATCGGCTTATCATTATGTTGGATGTTTTCAAAACTATGAGTGAAAGCGAATTGAATGGTGTTTTTAAAAATAACAAAATTTCTGAAAATGTTTGA
- a CDS encoding chemotaxis protein CheD produces MFEHALNLGDFIVTKDPTNIACYGLGSCVGLFIYDRVNKISAAAHVVLSDELEKDTTYNAKTAFEKLIEEIEKIGGNRNALRAKIVGGANLFNSGFNTGERNVSTLRKLILDHKIFLAGQDVGGNKSRTARFNTLNGDLSVSSQNTNYAI; encoded by the coding sequence ATGTTTGAGCACGCTTTGAATTTAGGTGATTTCATTGTCACTAAAGATCCGACCAACATTGCTTGTTATGGTTTAGGTTCATGTGTAGGGCTGTTTATTTATGACAGAGTCAATAAAATATCAGCTGCTGCACATGTAGTTTTATCTGATGAATTAGAGAAAGATACTACTTATAATGCCAAAACAGCTTTTGAAAAATTGATAGAAGAGATTGAAAAAATTGGAGGTAATAGAAATGCCCTTCGAGCCAAAATAGTGGGTGGTGCTAATCTTTTTAATTCAGGCTTCAATACAGGGGAACGCAATGTAAGCACCTTAAGGAAATTGATTTTAGATCATAAAATCTTTCTGGCTGGTCAGGATGTAGGCGGAAATAAAAGCCGAACTGCTCGCTTTAATACTTTAAATGGAGACTTATCGGTTTCCTCACAAAATACAAATTACGCTATTTAA